GCATCGCCGAAGCCTTGCCTGTAGAAGCTAACTATTGCCGTGCCCTGCATTATCATGCCTCCTCGATCAGAGGCAGAGCCCCGTTAGGGAATTCCAACCGTACCGTGTTTGCGGATCCTCCCCCATTCCGTGGCATCGCTGCGCGATGCTCGGAATTTTTGACGGTTCCGGGGGTGCAGGCGCCCCCGGCTAATTTCTGTGAACCCTGCGGGTTCGGGCCCCGTAAAGCCGAGGTGAGAAACTCCCGAATTAACAACAGAACGCCAAACCCCGACGTCATGGTTCTCCCGCCGGGGTGATGAGCTTGTAGAATCGCGCTGCCCCTGGATGCTGGTCTTCGATGGATCGAAGTTCGGTGCTGCTCGTCGCGCTCAGGTCGATCAGTCGAAACCAGGGCTTTGCTCCAAGCGCGTCGGTAAAGAAAATCGAGTAGGAGCGATTGGAGGCCGCGAGGAACTGCAACCTCAGCGTTTGGCCGTCCCAGGTGATGTCACTCCAGCTCAATCGGCTGGCCGCACTCCGGGGGTCTGTCCCCGCCTGGTACTCAGCCCGATTCGTAAACCCATCGCCATCCGCATCGAATCCGGCGTCCTGGGAGTTGTTCGGGTTAAGTCCAAGTTGGATTTCCCAGTCGTTGGGCATCCCGTCCCGATCGGTGTCGGGGAGGACCGTGAGCACGAACGGCGCGATGATGGTTCCCGCGAGCTGGTTCGCCAGGGTGACGGAGTAGCTGCCGGCCTGGCTCAGCCCAACCTGGCTGAGGCGCAGGTAAGAAGTCCGGCTCATCGAGTTGGTGTTGAGTAGAAGAGCCAGACCGCGCTTCCACTGATAGCGAATGGGCAGCGTGCCCGCCGCCTCGACTTTGACCTCCACCTCGGTGCCTTCCAGGACGCTTAGGTTCTGTGGTGCCTGGACCAGGCTGACCCGACGCAGAATCTCCACGCGCGCGGGGTTGCTGAGAGTGGACCCAACGGAGTCCGTGACGCGGGCTTGGTAGAGTCCTTCGCTCGATTCACTCAGCGAACTGATCCGCAAGGTGGAGTTGGTCGCTCCCAGCAGCTCCTGTCCGTCCAGGAGCCATTGATAGCTCAGGTTTCCGGTACCCTGCGCACCCACGGTGAGCGTGCTCGAACCCCCGGCGGCGAGGGCTCGGTTCGAGGGGTGGCCGAAGATGGTCGGCAGTCGCAGCACGGTGAGAGTAACGTTGGCACTCAGGAGCGCCCCGGCCTCGTTGAAGGCGCTGAGCCGATACTGTCCGGCGTCCTCAGGGGAGACGCGGATGAATCCCAGGGTTGCGTTCGTTGCGTTCGGCAGGGAGAGACCGTTTCGTTGCCATTGGTAGAAAGGCGCGGAGTCCGACTCGACCTTGCCGGTAAGTTCGAACGTGGTTCCTTCGATGACATTGGTGCTGTTCGGTGGTTCCAGCCAGCGCGGCGGAAGTCCGCCCGGTAGTCCCTCGCCGGGTGTTGGTTTCGCGGCGACCCAGTTGATGGCATCGTCGCCGAAGGCGTGCTCAGCGAGCCGGTGCAAGGACGGTCCACCTCCGTCGGCGGCTGGAGGCCAAGGGGCGCGATCATTGTAGCGCACTTGATCGACCACGACAAAGGCCTGAGTGTTCGTGGTTCCCGTCAGCGGCCGGATGAGTTCCAATTCCTCCCCGCTGTCCTGAAGGGTTCCGTTGGCCGGTCCGTAGCAGGCGACCGAGGGTGGCACGGAGTAAAACCTCCGGAAGCTATCGGGTTCCGACATCACAATCAGGCATCTTGCTCCCGGTGCTAAGCTCGATTCGTGAGGAAATTCGAAGCCCAGGCCTCGCAGCTGCCAGCGACGGGTGGGGTTGGAGGCCTCGTACAGGGGTATAGTCTGATCCGTGATGTTGTGCAGCTCCAGGTACTCCAGTTCATCCAAGCTCGGATGGTAGTGAACTTCGCTGATGACAACAGGGCCAATGTCGAGAGCCGCGTTGGATGCCCCTGGGGTGGCTGTCGAGGATTTTGAGGCGAATTCATGTCCCGTGCTATTCCGATGGACAACAAAACTCGAGCCGAGTTCCGAGGCTTCGAAACGGAACCCATGACTCGCTCCAGTGAGGTGGCCTTCCGCGTCCGCCGAGAAAAGATAAACCTCGTCGCCAACAGCGCTCAGACCAAAGGCAATTCCCTCCGGACTTGGCTTGCCGAACTCACTTTCCGCGATGACCTGAAACCCCCCGGGTGGGATGATGGTATTAGCGGGAATTCGGTATTTGGCCGGTGTTGCCGGATCGTCGGTCAGGAGCCATCCGCTCAAGTCGGCTGGCCGGGGTGAGTGGTTGACCAACTCGATCCAATCACCTGCGGGCCCCGCGTTCGCCAGGAACTCGCTGAGCAACACTGCTGGCCGCGTGTCCTCGGGGTCATCCATTCCCGGAGAGCCATGCCGGGCCGAACTCGGTCGCCAGCTTCGTGCGTCGCCGGGGAGGCTTGGCTCGTTCACCTCTTGTTCCCGCGGCACCAATGAGAAGCCCCACCCATCGGCGGTCAGAGGCCAAGGGAGGTCATCTGCGTAGGTGAAGGCGAGCACCGGCAATCCGGCGGCGGTCCTCAACTCAAGGGATTCTCCCCCGTCGGCGAGGCGTCCGTCGAACTCGCCATATGGAACTACATTCGGATAACGCTGGCGGAACGCGGTAACGTTCCTCGCGATTACAGCGAAGCTTCCCGACTCGAGCAGCGAACCATTGGTGAAGGTGAAAGCGAGTCCGGCGGTGAAGGATAACCCGCTCAGATCGAGGCGTTGTTGACCGGTATTCTTCAGCTCGATAAACTCGAACTCATCTCCAGCTGTCGGCCCGTCGGGCAGGGGATGGTACATCACTTCCGTGATTTGGAGTGGCGCGAAATTCTGAGTCGGCTCGAAAATGGCCCTGACCAGCGCGCTCCAGTTGGTCCCACTGCGCACACGCGCCGAGATCGTTCGGCGCTCCAGGATCGGGATGGGAACGCTGTAGGATTCCGCCTGAGGCGAGATGGTTCCGCCACGAAGTCGAGGATCGGAGCCGTCCTGAGTGAGGTAAAGGGTCCCGGTTGCATTCGTATGGCTGAGGGTGAGTTGAAAACCTGGCGCAACGCTGCCGCCGAATTGATTGAAGGAGGGTGCGCCCACGGTCGGGTACAGTTTGGCATCTCGAAAACGCTTCATCACCACCGTTTGGTTTGAAGGAAAGAACACGGCCCTCATCCACGCGTTGCTGGAAAGCCATTCCACTTCGCGGGTGTAGGGGCGAGTCGGGCGCTGGTAATCCCCCCAGCGGGCGGACTCCGCGACCACCGCCGCATCGATCTCCTGGATTCGCGCATCCCAGCGCGCGAGGTTGCTCGCGACGGTGAGCGCCCCGCGATTGAACAGGTGCTGGTGAATTCGATCGGCGAAGAGCTGGCGAAACTCGGCGTTGGCGCGGCAGCGGGCGAACACGAAGGTGGGGGTCTCCGGGACGTCCGCTTCGGCGTAGACGGCCCCCCACGAGCTCCGCGTGCGGATCAGGGAGCTAATGGAGATTTCCTGATCCCAGGCAAAGAACTTGAACCCCGTTGAGTCCGCACCCCGCTTTCGGGCGGCCCACCAGTTGTGATTAGGCCAGTCATCGGCGCCGATGTAGACATGCAGGATCATGTAATCCACCAGGTTGGTCACATCGAGATATCTCGGGAAGTTGGGATTGCGGCTGCCATCGGGGTGATTGCCCTGGATTCGCTGAT
This genomic stretch from Verrucomicrobiales bacterium harbors:
- a CDS encoding lamin tail domain-containing protein, whose product is MRNLHLPTITTLLAGLLVGLGLYPLPGSPLVISEILTQNSDGLTDEDGAHAEWIEIYNASANSQDLLGWSLTTAHELTPRWTFPATNLSSGGYLVLYASGKNRSRPGGPLHTSFSLLTDDGYLALLRPDGSIASELAYPRQRKNISFGVGRSAAASRLIGPLDEAKAWVPSSPALPENWTGGSEPFAEENWTPVRWGIGFDLSPAGSDGLLAYWDFNQNTNATLALDQGGQQHHGSLQAGAVYTPDRGGRTGRIGDRAVQFGAPGSNARIVVTDAAKGWFDAAKAKDAVTFSFWIYGSAAQPANSSAFWAAGGVAGSGTRSAQAHVPWSDGVIYWDTGGTDSTLHRVFVAEPDSTRYKGRWNHYVFLKDRARKEIWQNGRLILSGTSTAPLATIRSFYLGSGPEGLYNYSGVLDDFAIWSRGLLPEEISALSQGALPTTIGRARSRIVTDVASLMRGINASVYVRSQFALSSANLPSWLTLQMSYADGFIAYLNGTPVARRFAPETIAFDSTATTESPNGGAFATEAIDLSPFAGALHVGTNVLAIQGLNGSATDEEFLLEPTLLGGKTTERTYFPGPSPGQPNGPGHTGLLPKIEFSHQRGLYAEPFTLQVWVPEPGARLRYTLDGSEPTASNGLLAQGTNATLRIDRTTVLRMVADKEGYLAAPPITHSYLFPDQVASQRRPAFVGSAWPGGHPTDFEIDPRVVSSALPTRSFTNALTSIPTLSIATSPEKLFGAQGIYANSSYPKNPATDLEVPASAELIYPDGSVGFEENAGFQIHGNITRDKGFTPKHSFNLVFRKEYGVGKLRYPMFAESPVDSFDRFVLRAGSTDTWATVNWENSLVDGVQRWLRDEASFVRDQWVRDAQLDLGHPSARGTYVHLYLSGLYWGLYNLCEHPDDHFAADYLGGEREDYDVLADFAEVHAGDKTAWDQMNSLAGAGLASDSAYQRIQGNHPDGSRNPNFPRYLDVTNLVDYMILHVYIGADDWPNHNWWAARKRGADSTGFKFFAWDQEISISSLIRTRSSWGAVYAEADVPETPTFVFARCRANAEFRQLFADRIHQHLFNRGALTVASNLARWDARIQEIDAAVVAESARWGDYQRPTRPYTREVEWLSSNAWMRAVFFPSNQTVVMKRFRDAKLYPTVGAPSFNQFGGSVAPGFQLTLSHTNATGTLYLTQDGSDPRLRGGTISPQAESYSVPIPILERRTISARVRSGTNWSALVRAIFEPTQNFAPLQITEVMYHPLPDGPTAGDEFEFIELKNTGQQRLDLSGLSFTAGLAFTFTNGSLLESGSFAVIARNVTAFRQRYPNVVPYGEFDGRLADGGESLELRTAAGLPVLAFTYADDLPWPLTADGWGFSLVPREQEVNEPSLPGDARSWRPSSARHGSPGMDDPEDTRPAVLLSEFLANAGPAGDWIELVNHSPRPADLSGWLLTDDPATPAKYRIPANTIIPPGGFQVIAESEFGKPSPEGIAFGLSAVGDEVYLFSADAEGHLTGASHGFRFEASELGSSFVVHRNSTGHEFASKSSTATPGASNAALDIGPVVISEVHYHPSLDELEYLELHNITDQTIPLYEASNPTRRWQLRGLGFEFPHESSLAPGARCLIVMSEPDSFRRFYSVPPSVACYGPANGTLQDSGEELELIRPLTGTTNTQAFVVVDQVRYNDRAPWPPAADGGGPSLHRLAEHAFGDDAINWVAAKPTPGEGLPGGLPPRWLEPPNSTNVIEGTTFELTGKVESDSAPFYQWQRNGLSLPNATNATLGFIRVSPEDAGQYRLSAFNEAGALLSANVTLTVLRLPTIFGHPSNRALAAGGSSTLTVGAQGTGNLSYQWLLDGQELLGATNSTLRISSLSESSEGLYQARVTDSVGSTLSNPARVEILRRVSLVQAPQNLSVLEGTEVEVKVEAAGTLPIRYQWKRGLALLLNTNSMSRTSYLRLSQVGLSQAGSYSVTLANQLAGTIIAPFVLTVLPDTDRDGMPNDWEIQLGLNPNNSQDAGFDADGDGFTNRAEYQAGTDPRSAASRLSWSDITWDGQTLRLQFLAASNRSYSIFFTDALGAKPWFRLIDLSATSSTELRSIEDQHPGAARFYKLITPAGEP